In one Vanacampus margaritifer isolate UIUO_Vmar chromosome 11, RoL_Vmar_1.0, whole genome shotgun sequence genomic region, the following are encoded:
- the LOC144060451 gene encoding muscleblind-like protein 2a isoform X5, whose protein sequence is MASGRDTKWLTLEVCRQFQRGNCSRSDEECKFAHPPKSCQVENGRVIACFDSLKGRCSRENCKYLHPPSHLKTQLEINGRNNLIQQKTAAAVLAQQMQIMIPTASLQSVGLGTNSGLGYGSYLTPLSHGMGLLPTDMLPSSQVLVSGSPPVTVQSSPSSSSSSPSQKLQRTDKLEVCREFQRGTCARGETDCRFAHPSDSPMIDTVDNTVTVCMDYIKSRCSRDKCKYFHPPAHLQAKIKSGQHQTAMAAQATAAAVTQSTAKAMKRPLEATVDLGFPHSILQPLPKRAALEKSNWASSLLSPSLLHYQQALASSQLQQHAAAFYPAGSVLCMTPANSVDYSQVTTRTRTQCHKDPAKPVCTYSGARHLQPAAC, encoded by the exons ATGGCGTCGGGGAGagacacaaaatggctgacccTGGAAGTATGTCGACAGTTTCAGCGAGGGAACTGTTCTCGCAGTGACGAAGAGTGCAAATTTGCTCACCCGCCAAAGAGCTGCCAAGTGGAAAACGGGAGGGTCATCGCCTGCTTTGACTCGCTAAAA GGCCGATGCTCTAGAGAGAACTGCAAGTACCTCCATCCGCCTTCACACTTAAAGACCCAGCTGGAAATAAACGGCCGCAACAATCTCATCCAGCAAAAGACAGCAGCTGCGGTGCTTGCCCAGCAGATGCAGATCATGATCCCTACGGCCAGTCTGCAGTCTGTG GGTCTTGGCACTAACTCTGGTCTCGGCTACGGTTCCTACTTGACGCCCCTAAGCCACGGGATGGGCCTGCTTCCCACAGACATGCTCCCTAGCAGCCAGGTTCTTGTTTCAGGTAGCCCGCCCGTCACGGTCCAGAGCTcaccttcttcctcctcctcttcgccCTCCCAGAAGCTCCAGCGCACTGACAAACTGGAG GTATGTCGTGAGTTCCAGCGAGGTACCTGCGCTCGGGGTGAGACCGACTGCCGCTTCGCGCACCCCAGCGACAGCCCCATGATCGACACCGTCGACAACACCGTTACCGTTTGCATGGATTACATCAAGAGTCGCTGCAGCCGCGACAAGTGCAAGTATTTTCACCCGCCTGCACACTTGCAGGCCAAAATTAAGTCCGGTCAACATCAGACAGCCATGGCGGCCCAGGCCACAGCTGCAGCCGTG ACTCAGTCGACTGCCAAAGCAATGAAGCGACCCCTCGAGGCAACTGTAGACCTG GGTTTCCCCCACAGCATCCTGCAACCGCTACCAAAGAGGGCAGCTCTGGAGAAGAGCAACTGGGCCAGCTCATTGCTCAGCCCCAGTTTGTTGCACTACCAGCAGGCTCTGGCCAGCTCGCAGCTGCAGCAGCACGCGGCCGCATTCTACCCCGCAG GGTCCGTTTTGTGCATGACTCCTGCGAACAGCGTCG ATTATTCTCAAGTAACCACCAGAACCAGGACTCAGTGCCACAAAGATCCAGCGAAGCCCGTCTGTACATACAGTGGCGCACGTCACCTGCAGCCAGCCGCATGCTGA
- the LOC144060451 gene encoding muscleblind-like protein 2a isoform X2 — protein MASGRDTKWLTLEVCRQFQRGNCSRSDEECKFAHPPKSCQVENGRVIACFDSLKGRCSRENCKYLHPPSHLKTQLEINGRNNLIQQKTAAAVLAQQMQIMIPTASLQSVGLGTNSGLGYGSYLTPLSHGMGLLPTDMLPSSQVLVSGSPPVTVQSSPSSSSSSPSQKLQRTDKLEVCREFQRGTCARGETDCRFAHPSDSPMIDTVDNTVTVCMDYIKSRCSRDKCKYFHPPAHLQAKIKSGQHQTAMAAQATAAAVTQSTAKAMKRPLEATVDLGFPHSILQPLPKRAALEKSNWASSLLSPSLLHYQQALASSQLQQHAAAFYPAGKGCCSERIGGIQVQETESEAGQQEKSTSQAGRLGTESSTGHWSVLCMTPANSVDYSQVTTRTRTQCHKDPAKPVCTYSGARHLQPAAC, from the exons ATGGCGTCGGGGAGagacacaaaatggctgacccTGGAAGTATGTCGACAGTTTCAGCGAGGGAACTGTTCTCGCAGTGACGAAGAGTGCAAATTTGCTCACCCGCCAAAGAGCTGCCAAGTGGAAAACGGGAGGGTCATCGCCTGCTTTGACTCGCTAAAA GGCCGATGCTCTAGAGAGAACTGCAAGTACCTCCATCCGCCTTCACACTTAAAGACCCAGCTGGAAATAAACGGCCGCAACAATCTCATCCAGCAAAAGACAGCAGCTGCGGTGCTTGCCCAGCAGATGCAGATCATGATCCCTACGGCCAGTCTGCAGTCTGTG GGTCTTGGCACTAACTCTGGTCTCGGCTACGGTTCCTACTTGACGCCCCTAAGCCACGGGATGGGCCTGCTTCCCACAGACATGCTCCCTAGCAGCCAGGTTCTTGTTTCAGGTAGCCCGCCCGTCACGGTCCAGAGCTcaccttcttcctcctcctcttcgccCTCCCAGAAGCTCCAGCGCACTGACAAACTGGAG GTATGTCGTGAGTTCCAGCGAGGTACCTGCGCTCGGGGTGAGACCGACTGCCGCTTCGCGCACCCCAGCGACAGCCCCATGATCGACACCGTCGACAACACCGTTACCGTTTGCATGGATTACATCAAGAGTCGCTGCAGCCGCGACAAGTGCAAGTATTTTCACCCGCCTGCACACTTGCAGGCCAAAATTAAGTCCGGTCAACATCAGACAGCCATGGCGGCCCAGGCCACAGCTGCAGCCGTG ACTCAGTCGACTGCCAAAGCAATGAAGCGACCCCTCGAGGCAACTGTAGACCTG GGTTTCCCCCACAGCATCCTGCAACCGCTACCAAAGAGGGCAGCTCTGGAGAAGAGCAACTGGGCCAGCTCATTGCTCAGCCCCAGTTTGTTGCACTACCAGCAGGCTCTGGCCAGCTCGCAGCTGCAGCAGCACGCGGCCGCATTCTACCCCGCAG GGAAAGGCTGCTGTTCAGAAAGGATCGGAGGAATCCAGGTGCAGGAAACAGAATCCGAAGCAGGACAGCAAGAGAAGAGCACAAGTCAGGCAGGCAGGCTGGGAACAGAGTCCAGTACAGGGCACT GGTCCGTTTTGTGCATGACTCCTGCGAACAGCGTCG ATTATTCTCAAGTAACCACCAGAACCAGGACTCAGTGCCACAAAGATCCAGCGAAGCCCGTCTGTACATACAGTGGCGCACGTCACCTGCAGCCAGCCGCATGCTGA
- the LOC144060451 gene encoding muscleblind-like protein 2a isoform X1 — translation MASGRDTKWLTLEVCRQFQRGNCSRSDEECKFAHPPKSCQVENGRVIACFDSLKGRCSRENCKYLHPPSHLKTQLEINGRNNLIQQKTAAAVLAQQMQIMIPTASLQSVGLGTNSGLGYGSYLTPLSHGMGLLPTDMLPSSQVLVSGSPPVTVQSSPSSSSSSPSQKLQRTDKLEVCREFQRGTCARGETDCRFAHPSDSPMIDTVDNTVTVCMDYIKSRCSRDKCKYFHPPAHLQAKIKSGQHQTAMAAQATAAAVTQSTAKAMKRPLEATVDLGFPHSILQPLPKRAALEKSNWASSLLSPSLLHYQQALASSQLQQHAAAFYPAGKGCCSERIGGIQVQETESEAGQQEKSTSQAGRLGTESSTGHWSVLCMTPANSVVPMMYSATPASVSAATSPATSVPYAATAPANQIILK, via the exons ATGGCGTCGGGGAGagacacaaaatggctgacccTGGAAGTATGTCGACAGTTTCAGCGAGGGAACTGTTCTCGCAGTGACGAAGAGTGCAAATTTGCTCACCCGCCAAAGAGCTGCCAAGTGGAAAACGGGAGGGTCATCGCCTGCTTTGACTCGCTAAAA GGCCGATGCTCTAGAGAGAACTGCAAGTACCTCCATCCGCCTTCACACTTAAAGACCCAGCTGGAAATAAACGGCCGCAACAATCTCATCCAGCAAAAGACAGCAGCTGCGGTGCTTGCCCAGCAGATGCAGATCATGATCCCTACGGCCAGTCTGCAGTCTGTG GGTCTTGGCACTAACTCTGGTCTCGGCTACGGTTCCTACTTGACGCCCCTAAGCCACGGGATGGGCCTGCTTCCCACAGACATGCTCCCTAGCAGCCAGGTTCTTGTTTCAGGTAGCCCGCCCGTCACGGTCCAGAGCTcaccttcttcctcctcctcttcgccCTCCCAGAAGCTCCAGCGCACTGACAAACTGGAG GTATGTCGTGAGTTCCAGCGAGGTACCTGCGCTCGGGGTGAGACCGACTGCCGCTTCGCGCACCCCAGCGACAGCCCCATGATCGACACCGTCGACAACACCGTTACCGTTTGCATGGATTACATCAAGAGTCGCTGCAGCCGCGACAAGTGCAAGTATTTTCACCCGCCTGCACACTTGCAGGCCAAAATTAAGTCCGGTCAACATCAGACAGCCATGGCGGCCCAGGCCACAGCTGCAGCCGTG ACTCAGTCGACTGCCAAAGCAATGAAGCGACCCCTCGAGGCAACTGTAGACCTG GGTTTCCCCCACAGCATCCTGCAACCGCTACCAAAGAGGGCAGCTCTGGAGAAGAGCAACTGGGCCAGCTCATTGCTCAGCCCCAGTTTGTTGCACTACCAGCAGGCTCTGGCCAGCTCGCAGCTGCAGCAGCACGCGGCCGCATTCTACCCCGCAG GGAAAGGCTGCTGTTCAGAAAGGATCGGAGGAATCCAGGTGCAGGAAACAGAATCCGAAGCAGGACAGCAAGAGAAGAGCACAAGTCAGGCAGGCAGGCTGGGAACAGAGTCCAGTACAGGGCACT GGTCCGTTTTGTGCATGACTCCTGCGAACAGCGTCG TCCCCATGATGTACAGTGCTACGCCTGCTAGTGTCTCTGCAGCAACTTCTCCCGCCACAAGTGTCCCCTACGCAGCAACAGCACCAGCCAATCAg ATTATTCTCAAGTAA
- the LOC144060451 gene encoding muscleblind-like protein 2a isoform X6 yields MASGRDTKWLTLEVCRQFQRGNCSRSDEECKFAHPPKSCQVENGRVIACFDSLKGRCSRENCKYLHPPSHLKTQLEINGRNNLIQQKTAAAVLAQQMQIMIPTASLQSVGLGTNSGLGYGSYLTPLSHGMGLLPTDMLPSSQVLVSGSPPVTVQSSPSSSSSSPSQKLQRTDKLEVCREFQRGTCARGETDCRFAHPSDSPMIDTVDNTVTVCMDYIKSRCSRDKCKYFHPPAHLQAKIKSGQHQTAMAAQATAAAVGFPHSILQPLPKRAALEKSNWASSLLSPSLLHYQQALASSQLQQHAAAFYPAGSVLCMTPANSVVPMMYSATPASVSAATSPATSVPYAATAPANQIILK; encoded by the exons ATGGCGTCGGGGAGagacacaaaatggctgacccTGGAAGTATGTCGACAGTTTCAGCGAGGGAACTGTTCTCGCAGTGACGAAGAGTGCAAATTTGCTCACCCGCCAAAGAGCTGCCAAGTGGAAAACGGGAGGGTCATCGCCTGCTTTGACTCGCTAAAA GGCCGATGCTCTAGAGAGAACTGCAAGTACCTCCATCCGCCTTCACACTTAAAGACCCAGCTGGAAATAAACGGCCGCAACAATCTCATCCAGCAAAAGACAGCAGCTGCGGTGCTTGCCCAGCAGATGCAGATCATGATCCCTACGGCCAGTCTGCAGTCTGTG GGTCTTGGCACTAACTCTGGTCTCGGCTACGGTTCCTACTTGACGCCCCTAAGCCACGGGATGGGCCTGCTTCCCACAGACATGCTCCCTAGCAGCCAGGTTCTTGTTTCAGGTAGCCCGCCCGTCACGGTCCAGAGCTcaccttcttcctcctcctcttcgccCTCCCAGAAGCTCCAGCGCACTGACAAACTGGAG GTATGTCGTGAGTTCCAGCGAGGTACCTGCGCTCGGGGTGAGACCGACTGCCGCTTCGCGCACCCCAGCGACAGCCCCATGATCGACACCGTCGACAACACCGTTACCGTTTGCATGGATTACATCAAGAGTCGCTGCAGCCGCGACAAGTGCAAGTATTTTCACCCGCCTGCACACTTGCAGGCCAAAATTAAGTCCGGTCAACATCAGACAGCCATGGCGGCCCAGGCCACAGCTGCAGCCGTG GGTTTCCCCCACAGCATCCTGCAACCGCTACCAAAGAGGGCAGCTCTGGAGAAGAGCAACTGGGCCAGCTCATTGCTCAGCCCCAGTTTGTTGCACTACCAGCAGGCTCTGGCCAGCTCGCAGCTGCAGCAGCACGCGGCCGCATTCTACCCCGCAG GGTCCGTTTTGTGCATGACTCCTGCGAACAGCGTCG TCCCCATGATGTACAGTGCTACGCCTGCTAGTGTCTCTGCAGCAACTTCTCCCGCCACAAGTGTCCCCTACGCAGCAACAGCACCAGCCAATCAg ATTATTCTCAAGTAA
- the LOC144060451 gene encoding muscleblind-like protein 2a isoform X3, which yields MASGRDTKWLTLEVCRQFQRGNCSRSDEECKFAHPPKSCQVENGRVIACFDSLKGRCSRENCKYLHPPSHLKTQLEINGRNNLIQQKTAAAVLAQQMQIMIPTASLQSVGLGTNSGLGYGSYLTPLSHGMGLLPTDMLPSSQVLVSGSPPVTVQSSPSSSSSSPSQKLQRTDKLEVCREFQRGTCARGETDCRFAHPSDSPMIDTVDNTVTVCMDYIKSRCSRDKCKYFHPPAHLQAKIKSGQHQTAMAAQATAAAVGFPHSILQPLPKRAALEKSNWASSLLSPSLLHYQQALASSQLQQHAAAFYPAGKGCCSERIGGIQVQETESEAGQQEKSTSQAGRLGTESSTGHWSVLCMTPANSVVPMMYSATPASVSAATSPATSVPYAATAPANQIILK from the exons ATGGCGTCGGGGAGagacacaaaatggctgacccTGGAAGTATGTCGACAGTTTCAGCGAGGGAACTGTTCTCGCAGTGACGAAGAGTGCAAATTTGCTCACCCGCCAAAGAGCTGCCAAGTGGAAAACGGGAGGGTCATCGCCTGCTTTGACTCGCTAAAA GGCCGATGCTCTAGAGAGAACTGCAAGTACCTCCATCCGCCTTCACACTTAAAGACCCAGCTGGAAATAAACGGCCGCAACAATCTCATCCAGCAAAAGACAGCAGCTGCGGTGCTTGCCCAGCAGATGCAGATCATGATCCCTACGGCCAGTCTGCAGTCTGTG GGTCTTGGCACTAACTCTGGTCTCGGCTACGGTTCCTACTTGACGCCCCTAAGCCACGGGATGGGCCTGCTTCCCACAGACATGCTCCCTAGCAGCCAGGTTCTTGTTTCAGGTAGCCCGCCCGTCACGGTCCAGAGCTcaccttcttcctcctcctcttcgccCTCCCAGAAGCTCCAGCGCACTGACAAACTGGAG GTATGTCGTGAGTTCCAGCGAGGTACCTGCGCTCGGGGTGAGACCGACTGCCGCTTCGCGCACCCCAGCGACAGCCCCATGATCGACACCGTCGACAACACCGTTACCGTTTGCATGGATTACATCAAGAGTCGCTGCAGCCGCGACAAGTGCAAGTATTTTCACCCGCCTGCACACTTGCAGGCCAAAATTAAGTCCGGTCAACATCAGACAGCCATGGCGGCCCAGGCCACAGCTGCAGCCGTG GGTTTCCCCCACAGCATCCTGCAACCGCTACCAAAGAGGGCAGCTCTGGAGAAGAGCAACTGGGCCAGCTCATTGCTCAGCCCCAGTTTGTTGCACTACCAGCAGGCTCTGGCCAGCTCGCAGCTGCAGCAGCACGCGGCCGCATTCTACCCCGCAG GGAAAGGCTGCTGTTCAGAAAGGATCGGAGGAATCCAGGTGCAGGAAACAGAATCCGAAGCAGGACAGCAAGAGAAGAGCACAAGTCAGGCAGGCAGGCTGGGAACAGAGTCCAGTACAGGGCACT GGTCCGTTTTGTGCATGACTCCTGCGAACAGCGTCG TCCCCATGATGTACAGTGCTACGCCTGCTAGTGTCTCTGCAGCAACTTCTCCCGCCACAAGTGTCCCCTACGCAGCAACAGCACCAGCCAATCAg ATTATTCTCAAGTAA
- the LOC144060451 gene encoding muscleblind-like protein 2a isoform X4: protein MASGRDTKWLTLEVCRQFQRGNCSRSDEECKFAHPPKSCQVENGRVIACFDSLKGRCSRENCKYLHPPSHLKTQLEINGRNNLIQQKTAAAVLAQQMQIMIPTASLQSVGLGTNSGLGYGSYLTPLSHGMGLLPTDMLPSSQVLVSGSPPVTVQSSPSSSSSSPSQKLQRTDKLEVCREFQRGTCARGETDCRFAHPSDSPMIDTVDNTVTVCMDYIKSRCSRDKCKYFHPPAHLQAKIKSGQHQTAMAAQATAAAVTQSTAKAMKRPLEATVDLGFPHSILQPLPKRAALEKSNWASSLLSPSLLHYQQALASSQLQQHAAAFYPAGSVLCMTPANSVVPMMYSATPASVSAATSPATSVPYAATAPANQIILK, encoded by the exons ATGGCGTCGGGGAGagacacaaaatggctgacccTGGAAGTATGTCGACAGTTTCAGCGAGGGAACTGTTCTCGCAGTGACGAAGAGTGCAAATTTGCTCACCCGCCAAAGAGCTGCCAAGTGGAAAACGGGAGGGTCATCGCCTGCTTTGACTCGCTAAAA GGCCGATGCTCTAGAGAGAACTGCAAGTACCTCCATCCGCCTTCACACTTAAAGACCCAGCTGGAAATAAACGGCCGCAACAATCTCATCCAGCAAAAGACAGCAGCTGCGGTGCTTGCCCAGCAGATGCAGATCATGATCCCTACGGCCAGTCTGCAGTCTGTG GGTCTTGGCACTAACTCTGGTCTCGGCTACGGTTCCTACTTGACGCCCCTAAGCCACGGGATGGGCCTGCTTCCCACAGACATGCTCCCTAGCAGCCAGGTTCTTGTTTCAGGTAGCCCGCCCGTCACGGTCCAGAGCTcaccttcttcctcctcctcttcgccCTCCCAGAAGCTCCAGCGCACTGACAAACTGGAG GTATGTCGTGAGTTCCAGCGAGGTACCTGCGCTCGGGGTGAGACCGACTGCCGCTTCGCGCACCCCAGCGACAGCCCCATGATCGACACCGTCGACAACACCGTTACCGTTTGCATGGATTACATCAAGAGTCGCTGCAGCCGCGACAAGTGCAAGTATTTTCACCCGCCTGCACACTTGCAGGCCAAAATTAAGTCCGGTCAACATCAGACAGCCATGGCGGCCCAGGCCACAGCTGCAGCCGTG ACTCAGTCGACTGCCAAAGCAATGAAGCGACCCCTCGAGGCAACTGTAGACCTG GGTTTCCCCCACAGCATCCTGCAACCGCTACCAAAGAGGGCAGCTCTGGAGAAGAGCAACTGGGCCAGCTCATTGCTCAGCCCCAGTTTGTTGCACTACCAGCAGGCTCTGGCCAGCTCGCAGCTGCAGCAGCACGCGGCCGCATTCTACCCCGCAG GGTCCGTTTTGTGCATGACTCCTGCGAACAGCGTCG TCCCCATGATGTACAGTGCTACGCCTGCTAGTGTCTCTGCAGCAACTTCTCCCGCCACAAGTGTCCCCTACGCAGCAACAGCACCAGCCAATCAg ATTATTCTCAAGTAA